A genomic region of Fusarium oxysporum Fo47 chromosome VI, complete sequence contains the following coding sequences:
- a CDS encoding acyl transferase/acyl hydrolase/lysophospholipase, whose translation MPATIEVASDLNIPVTTITTINAGVFVAQALSGLIWLPVSTIIGRKSAYLAANAVLCVCAIGCATVPNLAGFATLWILGGNTGPFFLVAGQTILADIFDPTSRGTAVGFFLGSCVSFNSIAPLLGSIIATFTSWRVIYGVEAGMCLFGLILSLLFIPKASEVENPKLAETTRPRTAKEILRTFNPMHVFCQFKYPKVILANIACGLLGFNQYGLLSSIRRVINPRFNLTSPLASGLFYLAPGAGFLVGSTVGGKISDVVVKRYMRKRNGQRIPEDRLNSSLVSVLIILPLGTLLYGWSVYHRLGGMALPIVSAFIQGFGLMASFSGLNTYAAEVRPAHRTAVITGKYVIQYSFGAMSVGGVVPMIDGIGVGWGFTVNCAEVVRFERAYDMFRDLLLLTSLFSFTLAQSGADPYAPVYTTCPSSLKIRKASDGLSDEESSWREQRAKQIIPNLEDYLKLANITNFNVTNYINKLKSDDVPIVGLSVSGGGTQSGLGGLGVWQAFDARSAIARAARTGGLTQLFSYITGLSGGGAVTVSLLAANNFTTTDGVKKASNFSLDYSSGPDGNQTAFFTTIFKNMGAKDESGFPVSVTDTFGQFWGTWLPEDKVYSNYSDIASKNTAFTLGDAPMPIVCFAEVIPGKSPEIGKLMYPGFNESERFNLTAYEVTPFEFGSWVGGRVQAFIQTKFLGTSMSEGRPQNKSECVQGFDKLTLMQGTTANAFTAWFIDSFYGIPVFAKRWLEKRQKVNPDINDIPIPKDQYDNPLVQLTNMTAEYFDLTFNESLWATYPNPFEDYNEDMKGVSELLLVDGSLTLESNPLRPLIIPDRKLDLIIVYEASSDAPNSWVNGTNLINTALTASQGNIPFPKIPDVNTIVAQNLSFQPTFFGCNASSSTPLLLWLPNAPWTGYTNYSYAQTQFTTNQVDIALENAFQVATYGNGSVDENWPACLACAAIKGSLRRLDIEMPKQCEQCFERHCWNGTTSDRKATAGDFNLTPRLEPELSFAKWNESDWEKEESMGSGSGGDDSAGVKVGNNMVGLVLSLIAMAYML comes from the exons ATGCCCGCCACCATCGAAGTAGCTTCTGATCTCAACATACCCGTAActaccatcaccaccatcaaTGCTGGTGTCTTTGTAGCACAGGCGTTGTCGGGGTTGATTTGGTTGCCGGTTAGTACGATTATTGGACGCAAGTCTGCGTATCTTGCTGCGAATGCTGTTCTGTGTGTTTGTGCGATTGGGTGCGCGACTGTGCCGAATTTAGCTGGGTTTGCGACGCTTTGGATTCTGGGAGGGAATACGGGGCCGTTCTTTTTGGTTGCTGGACAGACTATCTTGGCAGATATTTTTGATCCT ACGTCTCGTGGGACTGCTGTTGGGTTCTTTCTGGGGAGTTGCGTGTCGTTCAATTCAATCG CACCTCTTCTCGGTAGTATCATCGCAACATTCACCAGCTGGCGAGTCATCTATGGCGTTGAAGCCGGCATGTGTCTCTTTGGActcattctttctcttctgttCATCCCGAAAGCCAGTGAAGTGGAGAATCCCAAGTTGGCTGAGACGACACGTCCTCGAACCGCCAAGGAGATCCTTCGGACATTCAATCCGATGCACGTCTTCTGCCAATTCAAATATCCCAAGGTCATCCTCGCT AACATCGCCTGTGGtctccttggcttcaacCAATACGGTCTCCTCTCCTCCATTCGCCGCGTCATAAACCCTCGCTTCAATCTCACATCCCCTCTCGCAAGCGGTCTTTTCTATCTCGCGCCGGGCGCTGGATTTCTCGTCGGAAGTACCGTGGGCGGTAAAATCTCCGACGTAGTCGTCAAGAGATACATGCGAAAGCGAAACGGGCAGAGAATTCCTGAAGATCGCTTGAACAGCAGTCTAGTCAGTGTTCTGATCATTCTACCTCTCGGAACCCTTCTCTACGGGTGGAGTGTTTATCATAGACTTGGTGGCATGGCGTTGCCGATTGTGAGTGCGTTTATCCAAGGGTTTGGACTCATGGCGTCATTTAGTGGGTTGAATACATATGCAGCTG AGGTTCGACCAGCACATAGAACAGCAGTCATTACAGGAAAATACGTTATCCAGTACAGTTTCGGCGCAATGAGCGTTGGAGGCGTCGTCCCCATGATTGACGGCATCGGCGTAGGCTGGGGCTTCACCGTTA ATTGTGCAGAAGTAGTTCGTTTTGAAAGAGCTTACGACATGTTTCGCGATTTATTGCTTCTCACTtcgctcttcagcttcaccCTCGCCCAAAGTGGAGCTGATCCCTACGCCCCAGTCTACACGACATGTCCCTCCTCCCTCAAGATCCGCAAAGCATCAGAT GGCCTATCCGATGAAGAGTCATCATGGCGCGAACAGCGCGCTAAGCAAATAATTCCCAATCTCGAAGATTACCTCAAACTCGCCAACATCACAAACTTCAACGTCACAAACTATATaaacaagctcaagagtgACGATGTTCCCATCGTTGGGCTCTCTGTCTCGGGCGGAGGCACACAGTCTGGCCTTGGAGGACTGGGAGTCTGGCAGGCGTTTGATGCTCGGTCTGCTATCGCGAGGGCTGCGAGGACGGGCGGGTTGACGCAGCTTTTCTCGTACATCACTGGCCTATCCGGCGGAGGCGCTGTCACCGTTTCTCTCCT GGCCGCCAATAATTTTACCACAACGGACGGTGTCAAAAAGGCCTCCAACTTCTCCCTGGATTACTCATCCGGTCCAGATGGCAATCAAACAGCATTCTTCACAACCATCTTTAAAAACATGGGCGCAAAAGATGAATCCGGCTTCCCCGTCTCTGTCACAGATACATTCGGTCAATTCTGGGGAACTTGGCTCCCCGAGGACAAAGTATACAGCAACTACTCCGACATCGCCTCCAAGAACACCGCTTTTACTCTCGGCGACGCACCAATGCCAATCGTATGCTTCGCAGAAGTCATTCCCGGAAAGTCTCCCGAAATCGGAAAGTTGATGTATCCCGGCTTCAATGAATCTGAACGCTTCAACTTGACCGCGTATGAAGTTACACCCTTTGAGTTTGGAAGTTGGGTTGGTGGTCGCGTTCAGGCGTTTATCCAGACGAAATTCCTTGGTACTTCCATGTCAGAGGGAAGACCGCAGAATAAAAGCGAATGTGTACAGGGCTTTGATAAACTCACGCTCATGCAGGGCACGACTGCTAATGCATTCACTGCATGGTTTATCGATTCATTTTATGGAATTCCAGTTTTTGCGAAGCGGTGGCTGGAGAAGAGACAGAAGGTTAACCCGGATATTAACGACATTCCTATCCCGAAGGATCAGTATGATAATCCACTGGTTCAGCTTACGAACATGACGGCGGAGTACTTTGACTTGACGTTCAATGAGTCGTTGTGGGCGACGTATCCGAATCCGTTTGAGGATTATAATGAGGATATGAAGGGTGTTTCGGAGCTTCTTTTA GTTGATGGGAGTCTTACTCTTGAGAGTAATCCTTTGCGTCCGCTGATCATCCCTGATCGCAAacttgacttgatcatcGTTTATGAAGCATCATCTGATGCGCCCAACTCTTGGGTCAACGGTACCAATCTCATCA ATACCGCCCTCACCGCATCCCAAGGCAACATCCCCTTCCCCAAAATCCCCGACGTAAACACCATCGTCGCCCAAAACCTCTCTTTCCAACCAACATTCTTCGGCTGCAACGCCTCATCCTCCACCCCCCTCCTTCTCTGGCTCCCCAACGCCCCGTGGACAGGCTACACCAACTACTCCTACGCCCAAACCCAATTCACAACTAATCAAGTCGACATTGCTCTTGAAAACGCATTCCAGGTAGCCACGTACGGTAATGGTAGTGTCGATGAGAATTGGCCTGCTTGCTTAGCTTGTGCGGCTATAAAGGGTTCGTTGAGAAGATTGGATATTGAGATGCCGAAACAATGTGAGCAGTGCTTTGAGAGGCATTGCTGGAATGGCACGACGAGTGATAGGAAGGCTACGGCGGGGGATTTTAATCTTACGCCGAGATTGGAGCCGGAGCTGAGCTTTGCGAAGTGGAATGAGAGTGATtgggagaaggaggagagtATGGGAAGTGGAAGTGGAGGGGATGATTCGGCCGGTGTCAAGGTTGGGAATAATATGGTTGGTCTGGTTTTGTCACTGATCGCGATGGCTTACATGCTGTAG
- a CDS encoding fungal-specific transcription factor domain-containing protein: MADHQSDSDKEDVGSSTLTPLSPGKRQRKTKSTACRRCHARKVKCSGGQPCENCRQASKGAECSYPRKNRLVKVSQQYIDDLIAENQRLRQDDAKPRPEPTIPDVSISQSTETSSSLQGTLLEERPWFFDMNVLHTPVLIGEASDAAFATRFRQAISEPGHSHIPRVNYAPDERLLALSDEDCPWPIPSRARLLVNVALKYVSRNYYIVRKSQILEGLEQTILNPNSADSLLRSKLWVLFAIGEMYSTRTAAKDRNFPGMAYFARATRILRIISERPRIDAIEIRLLLSFYSLALNRRYTAYALAGSSVRLSVVMGLHLNVPESQLRDTGAREHRNRVWWTAYSFDRMWASRLGHPVAIQDDDIEVDLPTDPVLDTPSDDFADSSYFIAGLRLARLAAKVINAIYTRRPQQKTLSQRVQEALRDLRAFVEELPPHLHIEPTDAPEPSPKPLSLHLYFNQVAITATRPILLHVLRTHVSAWDTQPRTEPQIPVSAMTLSEACIRCARHSCRLLIDCWIDGSFATFDYFYTQYLFSSATVLAISSLIDGKECRSDKEQFESAAQFLHQLKENGNFAAEEFCRHVDAMKVCMRALEARRGQFVVQDTGLLGLDVLNPTAGMALSEPSLQELLSQPVLDLQFIDASMYHDGAQGLYWPDISPESWSASGWTPGG, from the exons ATGGCTGATCATCAGAGTGACTCGGACAAGGAGGATGTTGGGTCTTCGACGCTTACGCCCTTGAGTCCGGGGAAACGACAGCGCAAGACGAAATCTACAGC CTGTCGGCGATGTCATGCCAGAAAAGTCAAATGCTCAGGCGGCCAGCCCTGTGAAAACTGCCGTCAAGCAAGCAAAGGCGCCGAATGTTCCTATCCCCGTAAGAACcgtctcgtcaaagtcagCCAACA ATACATTGACGATCTCATCGCCGAGAACCAGCGTCTTCGTCAAGATGACGCTAAACCTCGGCCTGAGCCAACCATCCCCGACGTCTCAATCTCACAGAGCACCGAGACATCCTCGTCTCTACAGGGTACACTCCTCGAAGAACGACCCTGGTTTTTTGACATGAATGTTCTTCACACCCCCGTCCTCATCGGCGAAGCTTCCGACGCTGCGTTTGCGACGCGCTTTAGGCAGGCTATTTCTGAACCGGGGCATAGCCACATACCCCGGGTGAATTATGCACCGGATGAGAGATTGCTGGCTCTTTCGGATGAAGATTGTCCGTGGCCTATACCCTCTAGGGCACGGTTGCTTGTTAATGTCGCATTGAAGTATGTTAGTCGGAATTACTACATTGTGAGAAAGAGTCAGATCTTGGAGGGGTTAGAGCAGACGATTCTAAATCCTAACTCGGCGGATTCGTTGCTGAGGAGTAAATTATGGGTTCTGTTTGCGATTGGGGAGATGTACTCTACGCGTACGGCGGCCAAGGATAGGAACTTTCCTGGTATGGCATATTTTGCAAGGGCGACTCGCATTCTTCGAATCATTAGCGAAAGACCTCGCATTGATGCCATTGAgattcgtcttcttctt TCTTTTTATTCCCTCGCTCTTAACCGCCGCTATACAGCATACGCCCTCGCCGGCTCATCAGTCCGTCTCTCCGTCGTAATGGGTCTTCACCTCAACGTCCCCGAATCCCAACTCCGCGACACCGGCGCACGAGAACACAGAAATCGCGTATGGTGGACTGCATATAGTTTCGATCGGATGTGGGCTTCTCGTCTTGGCCATCCTGTCGCTATTCAAGATGACGACATCGAAGTTGATCTTCCTACTGATCCAGTCTTGGATACGCCATCGGATGACTTTGCTGACTCATCGTATTTCATCGCGGGTCTGAGACTTGCGAGATTGGCGGCCAAGGTTATCAATGCGATTTATACGAGGAGACCGCAGCAGAAGACTCTGTCGCAGAGGGTTCAAGAGGCTTTGAGGGATCTGCGGGCTTTTGTGGAGGAGTTGCCgcctcatcttcacattGAACCGACTGATGCGCCTGAACCAAGTCCAAAGCCTCTCTCATTGCACTTGTACTTCAACCAAGTCGCCATAACCGCAACGCGCCCTATTCTTCTGCACGTCCTCAGGACTCACGTCTCAGCATGGGATACTCAACCTCGCACGGAGCCCCAAATTCCCGTATCAGCCATGACCCTCTCCGAAGCCTGCATCCGCTGCGCACGCCACTCGTGCCGCCTCCTAATCGACTGCTGGATCGACGGCTCCTTCGCGACATTCGACTACTTCTACACACAATACCTCTTCTCATCCGCCACAGTCCTCGCGATATCAAGCCTAATCGACGGAAAGGAATGTCGCAGCGACAAGGAGCAGTTCGAGTCAGCAGCACAGTTTCTGCACCAACTAAAGGAGAATGGAAACTTTGCGGCGGAGGAGTTTTGTAGACATGTTGATGCTATGAAGGTTTGTATGAGGGCGCTTGAGGCGAGGAGGGGACAGTTTGTGGTGCAGGATACGGGATTGTTGGGGTTGGATGTACTAAACCCCACGGCGGGGATGGCGTTGTCGGAGCCGTCGTTGCAGGAGTTGCTGTCGCAGCCGGTTTTGGATTTGCAGTTTATTGATGCGTCGATGTATCATGATGGGGCGCAGGGGTTGTATTGGCCTGATATTAGTCCTGAGAGTTGGAGTGCCAGTGGATGGACTCCTGGTGGGTAG
- a CDS encoding FAS1 domain-containing protein translates to MRSLLALTLATATSAFVIPEGLDAFNNWKDDLKQTLEDIPTRLRKHLDEATEQLSTEFTAAIHNRLQDEEVFLPADNVEDDESADIFGRTGGDFTDHTTYELIAKSNYTKKFFKLVQKHEKFGKLLNSTDANYTLFVPIDEAFEHIPHHHKDKPSDEFVEAVLNYHLGIGEYPASRILFTHTIPTTLKEPWLGDKPQRLRTSVGFSGVRLNLYSKVIAVNFKTKNGIIHAVNRILVPPPFIGKEISLFPAQFSTLLLAFEKTDFVKYIHNVPMVGSTVFAPSNDAWRRLGPRANAFLFNTETGKKYLKALLKYQIVPNITLYSDEVYYGDEKVSKKLYGHGDDFHIELPTLLQRSVGVDVHTFKSWTTIVLNGHNVIGFNDAVGKNGVIQVPKTIPIPPHRKGEHPSEMEGEISVEELKERLEEYVEEEDDGDFENGEL, encoded by the exons ATGAGGTCTCTTTTGGCTCTTACTTTGGCTACGGCCACTTCAGCCTTCGTGATTCCCGAGGGCTTGGACGCTTTCAATAACTGGAAGGATGATCTTAAGCAAACGCTCGAAGATATTCCTACGCGTCTCCGCAAgcatcttgatgaagcgACCGAGCAGCTCTCCACCGAGTTCACAGCCGCAATTCACAACAGACTCCAGGATGAAGAGGTTTTCCTCCCCGCTGATAATGTAGAAGACGACGAGTCTGCGGATATCTTTGGCCGAACGGGCGGTGACTTTACCGATCATACGACTTATGAACTCATCGCCAAGAGCAACTACACcaagaagttcttcaagcttgTACAGAAGCATGAGAAATTCGGCAAGTTGTTGAACAGCACTGATGCGAACTACACGCTTTTTGTCCCGATTGATGAGGCGTTTGAGCAtattcctcatcatcataaGGATAAGCCTAGTGATGAATTCGTCGAGGCTGTTCTTAACTACCATCTTGGTATTGGCGAGTATCCTGCGTCACGAATCCTCTTCACACATACTATTCCCACTACACTAAAGGAGCCTTGGCTTGGCGATAAGCCTCAGCGTCTTCGTACCAGCGTCGGATTCTCTGGTGTGAGGCTTAATCTGTACAGCAAGGTCATCGCCGTCAACTTC AAAACCAAGAATGGCATCATCCACGCCGTCAACAGAATCCTCGTCCCTCCTCCCTTCATCGGAAAAGAAATCAGCCTCTTCCCCGCCCAATTCTCAACCCTCCTTCTCGCCTTCGAAAAGACCGATTTCGTCAAGTACATCCACAACGTCCCCATGGTCGGCAGCACCGTCTTCGCTCCCTCCAACGACGCATGGCGCCGTTTGGGTCCCCGCGCAAAcgccttcctcttcaacaccgAGACCGGCAAGAAGTATCTCAAGGCTCTTCTGAAGTACCAGATCGTTCCCAACATTACTCTCTACAGTGATGAAGTTTACTATGGTGACGAGAAGGTGTCGAAGAAGCTTTATGGCCACGGTGATGACTTCCATATTGAGCTTCCGACTCTTCTTCAGAGGagcgttggtgttgatgttcATACTTTCAAGAGTTGGACTACTATTGTCTTGAACGGACATAATGTTATTGGGTTTaatgatgctgttggtaaGAATGGTGTTATTCAGGTTCCTAAGACTATTCCTATTCCGCCTCACAGGAAGGGCGAGCATCCTTCTGAGATGGAAGGTGAGATTAGTGTTGAGGAGCTAAAGGAGAGATTGGAGGAGTatgtcgaggaggaggatgacggTGATTTCGAGAATGGCGAGTTGTAA
- a CDS encoding FAD dependent oxidoreductase-domain-containing protein, with protein MASSKSQQFFHTSGATDSVWVHQDPVSNRPSFSKLNQDIETDVCVIGAGIGGISTAYELVTRGREVVLLEARQVLSGETGRTSGHLTNDLDDGYTEIAKKHGDEGARAAAESHAWGRDRVGEISKMLGIECEYRKLPAYEVSQYSTKDAKEHEDEMNDLRKEEAAQRKFGIDARFDESLTVRGWDGVIDQRGGLIVKDQATFHPTKYLNGILNWLKTQPNFRCFDETRVMSVEEKGIEILGIGNKSVNVSTSDGYTVKCNNAVEATCVPLQKLSVIAQMEFMRSYCIAARVPKDAIEDCLLYDQAEEYKYIRLTACDDEHDYLVVGGCDHKVGQEDTTTEFDELEKWTRERFSQVKSVDYRWSGQIFEPVDFMQFIGKNQGNDHIYIITGDSGDGLTHGVLAGRLIADEIDGIKNPWADVYSPKRIASMVKSLPSMIAHDVQINAQYKRFLQSDITDIEDLGRGMGGVLNKAGSKPIAVYKDEEGNVKQYSALCPHMKGVVCWNTTEKSFDCPVHGSRFSREGICVMGPSKGNLAPVDEAGKADQENVAGS; from the exons ATGGCATCTTCCAAGTCACAGCAGTTCTTTCACACCTCGGGCGCGACCGACTCAGTCTGGGTGCATCAAGACCCAGTCTCCAATCGGCCTTCTTTCTCCAAGCTCAACCAAGACATTGAAACAGATGTCTGTGTCATTGGCGCTGGAATTGGCGGTATTTCTACTGCTTACGAGCTCGTCACTCGCGGGCGCGAAGTTGTCCTTCTTGAAGCTCGTCAGGTTCTATCTGGAGAGACAGGTCGAACTAGTGGCCATCTGACTAATGACCTTGACGACGGGTATACCGAGATTGCGAAGAAGCATGGTGATGAAGGCGCAAGAGCTGCAGCTGAAAGCCATGCCTGGGGAAGAGATCGCGTCGGGGAGATTTCCAAGATGCTTGGTATTGAATGCGAGTATCGCAAGCTTCCAGCTTATGAGGTCTCTCAGTACTCTACCAAGGATGCGAAGGAGcatgaagatgagatgaacgACCTTCGTAAGGAAGAGGCAGCTCAGCGAAAGTTTGGCATTGATGCTAGATTTGAT GAATCGTTGACCGTTCGTGGCTGGGACGGCGTAATCGACCAGCGCGGCGgtctcatcgtcaaagacCAAGCAACATTCCACCCAACAAAGTATCTCAACGGCATTCTCAACTGGCTCAAAACCCAGCCCAACTTCCGCTGCTTCGACGAAACACGCGTCATGTCCGTTGAAGAAAAGGGCATTGAGATTCTCGGCATCGGCAACAAATCCGTCAACGTCTCAACATCAGATGGCTACACCGTCAAGTGCAACAACGCCGTCGAAGCAACCTGCGTTCCTCTCCAGAAGCTCAGCGTCATCGCTCAGATGGAGTTCATGCGATCTTACTGCATCGCTGCGCGTGTACCAAAGGATGCCATTGAGGATTGTCTTTTGTACGATCAGGCGGAGGAGTATAAGTATATTCGACTGACGGCTTGTGATGATGAGCATGATTATCTCGTTGTTGGAGGCTGTGATCATAAGGTTGGGCAGGAAGATACGACTACTGAgtttgatgagcttgagaaaTGGACGCGTGAGAGGTTTTCACAGGTAAAGTCTGTTGACTATCGTTGGAGTGGACAGATCTTTGAACCTGTCGATTTCATGCAGTTCATTGGTAAGAACCAGGGCAACGATCACATTTATATCATCACTGGTGACTCAGGCGATGGTCTTACGCATGGAGTTTTGGCTGGGCGATTGATCGCGGATGAAATCGACGGTATCAAGAATCCATGGGCAGACGTCTACTCCCCCAAGCGCATCGCTTCGATGGTCAAGTCCCTCCCCAGCATGATCGCCCACGACGTACAGATCAACGCGCAGTACAAGCGCTTCCTACAGTCCGACATCACAGACATTGAAGACCTCGGTCGTGGAATGGGCGGAGTATTGAACAAG GCCGGATCAAAGCCCATCGCGGTGTACAAAGACGAAGAGGGTAACGTGAAACAGTACAGCGCTTTGTGTCCCCATATGAAGGGCGTCGTGTGCTGGAACACTACTGAGAAGAGCTTTGACTGCCCTGTTCACGGAAGTCGATTTTCACGAGAGGGTATTTGTGTGATGGGGCCTTCGAAGGGGAACTTGGCtcctgttgatgaggctggaaAAGCTGATCAGGAGAATGTCGCCGGTAGCTAA